One genomic segment of Streptomyces antimycoticus includes these proteins:
- a CDS encoding WYL domain-containing protein — MPNTMKHTARQSPTRTLATLIRAMDDQRAVTITYISSDGEESVRTIEIHDIRTTRAGRIIIRAMCRMRGEMRTFHPAQIVTYTVHRMGFAMDAPADETPSTHMAKTPRRLISLELDRDYPDPVTLAA; from the coding sequence ATGCCCAACACCATGAAGCACACCGCTCGCCAGTCCCCCACCCGCACCCTGGCGACTCTGATCCGCGCTATGGACGACCAACGGGCCGTCACCATCACCTACATCAGCAGCGACGGTGAGGAGTCGGTGCGCACCATCGAGATCCATGACATTCGCACCACCCGGGCAGGCCGGATCATCATTCGGGCGATGTGCCGCATGCGCGGTGAGATGCGCACGTTCCACCCCGCACAGATCGTCACCTACACGGTCCACCGAATGGGCTTCGCGATGGACGCTCCGGCGGACGAGACCCCCTCCACGCACATGGCCAAGACCCCTCGGCGGCTGATCTCCCTGGAACTCGACCGCGACTACCCGGACCCCGTGACCCTGGCCGCGTAA